A part of Babylonia areolata isolate BAREFJ2019XMU chromosome 6, ASM4173473v1, whole genome shotgun sequence genomic DNA contains:
- the LOC143282976 gene encoding ankyrin repeat domain-containing protein 55-like isoform X2: MTSLLEAVRSNSIRLISIYLAVPQALAPRELHQALFLAAELGFVDVLRALMGAGVKVEEARDSSHNTPLYVAVSHNQAGAAKLLAELGPRTVVDGFSSSARNTPCHLAARLGYEECLRVLLEYGASVNVRDSSGCTPLILAVRYKRYGALKLLLESGCDVNVRDGAGRTALHYASQTATGVSLLLEAGCEVNVRDKDGSTPLLLAAAEGLSGVVKTLAATGRCDVNLAQTATQRTPLHLLAYKGHGECIPELIDCGADINLNDSQQRSALWYAVSNSRVDVVKLLLRANSQADTFRCPESSPRDACPVRLAFSKGLVKVLKLFILTGYDSGHLRECLAQPEAEQLFSQADLHHWLHHARDVMSLRSTCRKWIRHHLGYHFYHDLQQLPVPPAMRDYLFLKELDDDHD, encoded by the exons ATGACGAG ctTGCTGGAGGCTGTTCGCTCGAACAGCATCCGACTGATCAGCATCTACCTGGCGGTGCCCCAGGCCCTGGCCCCCAGGGAGCTGCACCAGGCGCTCTTCCTCGCCGCAGAGCTCGGCTTCGTCGACGTCCTCCGCGCgctgatgggggcgggggtgaaggtggaggaggcTCGCGACAGCAGCCACAACACGCCGCTCTACGTGGCGGTGTCTCACAACCAGGCGGGCGCCGCCAAGCTCCTCGCCGAACTGGGGCCCCGCACGGTGGTGGACGGGTTCAGCTCGTCGGCCAGGAACACCCCCTGTCACCTGGCGGCCCGCCTCGGGTACGAGGAGTGCCTGAGGGTGCTGCTGGAGTACGGGGCCAGCGTCAACGTGCGAGACTCCTCCGGCTGCACTCCTCTCATCCTGGCCGTGCGCTACAAGCGGTACGGGGCCCTCAAG TTGCTGCTGGAGTCTGGCTGTGACGTGAACGTGCGTGACGGGGCAGGCCGCACAGCGCTGCACTACGCCAGCCAGACGGCCACTGGTGTGTCGCTGCTGCTAGAGGCGGGGTGCGAGGTGAACGTGCGGGACAAGGACGGCAGCACGCCCCTCCTCCTGGCGGCCGCCGAGGGTCTGTCGGGGGTGGTGAAGACGCTGGCGGCCACTGGCCGCTGTGACGTCAACCTGGCCCAGACGGCCACGCAGCGCACGCCGCTCCACCTGCTGGCGTACAAGGGCCACGGGGAGTGCATCCCGGAGCTGATCGACTGCGGGGCGGACATCAACCTGAACGACTCCCAGCAGCGCTCCGCCCTGTGGTACGCCGTCTCCAACAGCCGTGTGGACGTGGTCAAGCTGCTGCTGCGCGCCAATAGCCAGGCGGACACGTTCCGCTGCCCGGAGTCCTCGCCGCGCGACGCCTGCCCCGTGCGCCTGGCCTTCTCCAAGGGGCTGGTCAAGGTCCTCAAGCTCTTCATCCTCACAGGCTACGACAGCGGCCACCTCCGCGAGTGCCTGGCGCAGCCCGAGGCGGAGCAGCTCTTCAGCCAGGCCGACCTCCACCACTGGTTACATCACGCGCGTGACGTCATGTCGCTGCGCTCCACGTGCCGGAAGTGGATCCGCCATCACCTAGGTTACCACTTCTACCACGACCTTCAGCAGCTGCCCGTGCCGCCCGCCATGAGGGACTACTTGTTCTTGAAGGAGCTGGACGATGACCACGACTga
- the LOC143282976 gene encoding ankyrin repeat domain-containing protein 55-like isoform X1, which produces MAETHEHVGWIIVLLAQLKKAWVARILLEAVRSNSIRLISIYLAVPQALAPRELHQALFLAAELGFVDVLRALMGAGVKVEEARDSSHNTPLYVAVSHNQAGAAKLLAELGPRTVVDGFSSSARNTPCHLAARLGYEECLRVLLEYGASVNVRDSSGCTPLILAVRYKRYGALKLLLESGCDVNVRDGAGRTALHYASQTATGVSLLLEAGCEVNVRDKDGSTPLLLAAAEGLSGVVKTLAATGRCDVNLAQTATQRTPLHLLAYKGHGECIPELIDCGADINLNDSQQRSALWYAVSNSRVDVVKLLLRANSQADTFRCPESSPRDACPVRLAFSKGLVKVLKLFILTGYDSGHLRECLAQPEAEQLFSQADLHHWLHHARDVMSLRSTCRKWIRHHLGYHFYHDLQQLPVPPAMRDYLFLKELDDDHD; this is translated from the exons ATGGCTGAAACGCACGAGCACGTTGGCTGGATAATTGTTCTCTTGGCACAGTTGAAGAAGGCATGGGTGGCCAGAAT ctTGCTGGAGGCTGTTCGCTCGAACAGCATCCGACTGATCAGCATCTACCTGGCGGTGCCCCAGGCCCTGGCCCCCAGGGAGCTGCACCAGGCGCTCTTCCTCGCCGCAGAGCTCGGCTTCGTCGACGTCCTCCGCGCgctgatgggggcgggggtgaaggtggaggaggcTCGCGACAGCAGCCACAACACGCCGCTCTACGTGGCGGTGTCTCACAACCAGGCGGGCGCCGCCAAGCTCCTCGCCGAACTGGGGCCCCGCACGGTGGTGGACGGGTTCAGCTCGTCGGCCAGGAACACCCCCTGTCACCTGGCGGCCCGCCTCGGGTACGAGGAGTGCCTGAGGGTGCTGCTGGAGTACGGGGCCAGCGTCAACGTGCGAGACTCCTCCGGCTGCACTCCTCTCATCCTGGCCGTGCGCTACAAGCGGTACGGGGCCCTCAAG TTGCTGCTGGAGTCTGGCTGTGACGTGAACGTGCGTGACGGGGCAGGCCGCACAGCGCTGCACTACGCCAGCCAGACGGCCACTGGTGTGTCGCTGCTGCTAGAGGCGGGGTGCGAGGTGAACGTGCGGGACAAGGACGGCAGCACGCCCCTCCTCCTGGCGGCCGCCGAGGGTCTGTCGGGGGTGGTGAAGACGCTGGCGGCCACTGGCCGCTGTGACGTCAACCTGGCCCAGACGGCCACGCAGCGCACGCCGCTCCACCTGCTGGCGTACAAGGGCCACGGGGAGTGCATCCCGGAGCTGATCGACTGCGGGGCGGACATCAACCTGAACGACTCCCAGCAGCGCTCCGCCCTGTGGTACGCCGTCTCCAACAGCCGTGTGGACGTGGTCAAGCTGCTGCTGCGCGCCAATAGCCAGGCGGACACGTTCCGCTGCCCGGAGTCCTCGCCGCGCGACGCCTGCCCCGTGCGCCTGGCCTTCTCCAAGGGGCTGGTCAAGGTCCTCAAGCTCTTCATCCTCACAGGCTACGACAGCGGCCACCTCCGCGAGTGCCTGGCGCAGCCCGAGGCGGAGCAGCTCTTCAGCCAGGCCGACCTCCACCACTGGTTACATCACGCGCGTGACGTCATGTCGCTGCGCTCCACGTGCCGGAAGTGGATCCGCCATCACCTAGGTTACCACTTCTACCACGACCTTCAGCAGCTGCCCGTGCCGCCCGCCATGAGGGACTACTTGTTCTTGAAGGAGCTGGACGATGACCACGACTga